The segment CACGAGGGGTCGGAGGAGTCACGCACGTAAGAAAAGTGGTCGTCATAAGTCACCTCTCAGTCACTGTCAGAGGCCTCTTAATGAGGAGAcactgtgtacacacagacagcaCAGGAAGTCACAGGTGACGGGACAGAGAAGTCACGGAGGGGAGAAGCCATATGAAAACTCAGGATGTGGGAAAGCCTCCCACACCAAATCTCAGCATCAGAGCACTCCCAGAGACGAGAAGCCCTACAAATGTCTCGAATGTGGGAAATATTTCTACTACAAGTCACAAATCATTGAGCATCAAAGAAGTCACACAGGTGAGAAGCCTTATGAGTGTACGGAATGTGGAAAGTCTTTCAGCTATAAATCACACCTCACTGTCCATCACAGAAGTCATACGGGTGAGAAGCGTCATGAATGTACAGAATGTAGAAAAGTGTTTTACTATAAGTCTCAACTTACTCGACACCAGAGGAGTCATACAGgggagaagccctatgaatgtatgGAATGTGGGAAATCTTTCTACTGTAACACACACCTAACTCTGCACCAGAGAATTCATGTAAATGTCAAACCCTATGCATGTACAGAATGTGGGAAAACCTTCTCTTTCAGTGCATGCCTCACTAGACACCAGAGGATTCATACAAATGAAAAGCCTTATGAATGTACACACTGCCCCAAAGCTTTCTACTTTAAGAAACAACTTACTCATCATGAGAAAACACATACTACAGAGAAGCGCTTTGAATGTAAACAGTGTGGTAAAGCATTTTACTGGAGGGCCAACCTCACTGTGCACCAGAAAACTCATGGCGGGGAGAAGCCCTTTGAATGTaaacaatgtggtaaagccttttacTGCAAGTCCCACCTCACTGTGCACCAGAGAACTCATATAAGTGAAAAGCTCTATCAATGCTCACAGTGCAGGAAGGCATTCTACTCTCAGGCACAGCTTGTTGTACATCAGAGAATTCACACTGATGAGAAGCCCTATGAGTGTAAACAGTGTGGCAAAACATTCTACAGCAAGTCTGGGCTCACTGCACATCAGAAAACGCATACGGGGGAGAAGCCCTACGCATGTAAAGAGTGTGGGAAGGCGTTCTATAACAAGTACCTGCTCATTGAGCATCATAGAGTCCATACGGGCGAGAAGCCCTATCAATGTACAGAATGCCCGAAAGCATTCTACTGCAAAAAATATCTTTCTCTCCATCAGAAAACTCACGCAAGtgagaagtcattttattgtgcAGAGTGTGGGAAAGCTTTCTCCTGGATGTCACACCTCACTCagcatcagagaattcatacaggtGAGAAGCCTTATGCATGTGAACACTGTAAGAAGACTTTCTACTTCAAGAAACAGCTCACTCGACATCAAAGAACACATGAGAGGCCATGAGGTGTAAATAATGCAAGAGACCATTTCACTGCAAATGGAACCTCTCTGTGCATGAAAGAACTCAAGCAAGGGAGAAACCCTGTGGTGAGTGTAGCAGATACAGACATTTTTGTCCCTCATGCATCCCTTACTCCAAGTCAGATGAACTCCTGCTGAAGTGTATCATCAGGAATGATTAATGTAAAACCTGTGGACATTTTCTAGTGTAAGTCAGGTCACTCAACCAATGAGCCTATACTGGGGTCTATCTGCAAACACTGTTGGAAGGCATGTTCCTCATACTGTGTGTAAGAGAGTTCATGCATGGGGCTGTCTCCTATGGAGTTAAACACTATACCATAGCTTTCTCATTCTTCCCATTACTTCAGTGTATTGTAGGTGGGGTAACACAGAACATAAAGGACAGAGGAAGGTGTTCGAACATTAAACCCCATCAGTTCACACCTGAAAGCTTTTACAGGTGCAGGCCCAGTGACATTAATGAAAATAGACACATTTTGAGATAGAAATTGGACATTTAGGAACTTGTTATGTGATATGTCACATAGAGCAAAAAGCAAAGCGAGATGAATTATTTCATGCTTTCAATTCTAGGTCCTGATACTGCAGGTTTACTGGGACTCAGCGATTGAAGATTGAACTTAGCATCATAGGCAGGTTCCGTTTGATATAAAGTAGAAAAGCCTTGTTGAAGTGCCCATGTCAAGTTATGACATTGCAGCCCCGGTGTTGAAAACCCATATAAATTCCCAGATATGAAGAGTATAAGGAGTACCAATACTTTTGAAATGAACTTAAAATTTAACCTAGAATCATTAAACCAATACACAGGATTAAACATAAGATTCCAGTATGAAGACATTCTTGCTTCTGTCATTCCAGTGACTTCATTGCAAAAGTTCAACTATTCATAGTGTAAGAGCATTCACAGTACCAGCCCTCAGACAGCTCACGAACATGAGAGCATATTTGAAGCTCACACAGTAACTTGTCTTAAACGCGGCTCAGTGGCTGTGTGCTCATCAGTcctgtgctgtgtgtctgcacatagAACTTTCCACGTGTCATCTTGatttagaatatttttgttcatgttCATTTGTAAATCAGTTCAAACTGTCCACAAGATTGAATGCCTTATCAGGTAtgaaaattttaatgtgttttcatTCTTATAATTATGTAGTTTTGAGACCAACTCTTGATCTGTAGCCAgtctgtcctctggcctccacttgtACACAGGtatgttccccccaccccccacaggcATACAGAAAGAACATTTACCAATAATAGAAAAACACCAAATTTTTAACACAGTGGGAAATTGTAAAACATTGGTATATGTAATTTTCATGTTAACCTTCATAAGGAATTTTGCTTAAATATGTTGCGTGCACCTTAACCCGGGAGGTGAGATTGCATTACCCACTTAGCTCTGGGATCTATTGCAACCATCCCCACCCTGGCTTCCTTTTCTAAGCCCCTTTGCTTGGGCTTGTCTCCGAGATTGGCTGCTGTCAGCCCCAACCTGGCCTCTCTCTACCCACCCCATGCTCCACCAGCTCACTCTCATGACCCTAGAGTCCGCAGACAAAGGACACACAGACAGCCTTATTGTAGAACTTGCCAGCTAGGCACAATTCCTGGGCACAGAATCTCCCGCCTGGAAAGGCATGCCCTCATCAattatttccttttctcctcctgccCTAAACTCTGTGGTTTGTATCAGCTAGCCCCCGCCACCCTCCTTGGCTCCCTACCTGTAGTGGAGGCTGCTGGCTCTAGCTGCCCTGAGGCCTTATATGATTGTAGCATCCTCTTTCCTCCCAAGTATGGCGGAAAggccctctctctttccctttatctcttcctcctcttgggacctggaagtcccacATGTACCTTCCGCCCAGCAATTGGCTCCTGGCCTTCTTTGTTgtcaaatcaagaaccaattagggaagtAAGAAACTTAATATTTCTTGCCAATATCTACTAGGCGATTTCTTTACTTAGATTCCTCTTCTTTATTGCAATCCTTTGGATCAAACCTCCAGACTcaggcatgctaggcaaatgctctaccatgaGGTATAGGTCCCTAGACAATGTTTTAATGAATCTGTCGTCATTACCAGAGTTTTGTAGATGAAACTAATCTATTAAAGGCCATACATACATATTGTTAAATGTATATGCTTTGTGGATAGTACTTTGTTTTCTTGAATGGTTTCAACAAGCAAAACCAAATAGAATATGTGAAGTTTGTCTAAGAATTTAGCAATTGAAGTTTGAGTAGACCTTAATGACATGGCATAGGCCTTTGCAAGTAATCCC is part of the Rattus norvegicus strain BN/NHsdMcwi chromosome 1, GRCr8, whole genome shotgun sequence genome and harbors:
- the Zfp470 gene encoding zinc finger protein OZF-like isoform X3 encodes the protein MLENYSSLLFLGRCMTKPEVIFKLEHGFGPRPVVDSSVRSLPDLKVARKLQPGTASQEDKGCVRALIQQPQHTRGRRSHARKKSGRHKSPLSHCQRPLNEETLCTHRQHRKSQVTGQRSHGGEKPYENSGCGKASHTKSQHQSTPRDEKPYKCLECGKYFYYKSQIIEHQRSHTGEKPYECTECGKSFSYKSHLTVHHRSHTGEKRHECTECRKVFYYKSQLTRHQRSHTGEKPYECMECGKSFYCNTHLTLHQRIHVNVKPYACTECGKTFSFSACLTRHQRIHTNEKPYECTHCPKAFYFKKQLTHHEKTHTTEKRFECKQCGKAFYWRANLTVHQKTHGGEKPFECKQCGKAFYCKSHLTVHQRTHISEKLYQCSQCRKAFYSQAQLVVHQRIHTDEKPYECKQCGKTFYSKSGLTAHQKTHTGEKPYACKECGKAFYNKYLLIEHHRVHTGEKPYQCTECPKAFYCKKYLSLHQKTHASEKSFYCAECGKAFSWMSHLTQHQRIHTGEKPYACEHCKKTFYFKKQLTRHQRTHERP
- the Zfp470 gene encoding zinc finger protein OZF-like isoform X2; this encodes MGSVSFEDVAVDFSWDEWQHLDVAQRRLYRDVMLENYSSLLFLGRCMTKPEVIFKLEHGFGPRPVVDSSVRSLPDLKVARKLQPGTASQEDKGCVRALIQQPQHTRGRRSHARKKSGRHKSPLSHCQRPLNEETLCTHRQHRKSQVTGQRSHGGEKPYENSGCGKASHTKSQHQSTPRDEKPYKCLECGKYFYYKSQIIEHQRSHTGEKPYECTECGKSFSYKSHLTVHHRSHTGEKRHECTECRKVFYYKSQLTRHQRSHTGEKPYECMECGKSFYCNTHLTLHQRIHVNVKPYACTECGKTFSFSACLTRHQRIHTNEKPYECTHCPKAFYFKKQLTHHEKTHTTEKRFECKQCGKAFYWRANLTVHQKTHGGEKPFECKQCGKAFYCKSHLTVHQRTHISEKLYQCSQCRKAFYSQAQLVVHQRIHTDEKPYECKQCGKTFYSKSGLTAHQKTHTGEKPYACKECGKAFYNKYLLIEHHRVHTGEKPYQCTECPKAFYCKKYLSLHQKTHASEKSFYCAECGKAFSWMSHLTQHQRIHTGEKPYACEHCKKTFYFKKQLTRHQRTHERP
- the Zfp470 gene encoding zinc finger protein 883-like isoform X1, with translation MEKEVLSRYRVLGYMKKSNGSVSFEDVAVDFSWDEWQHLDVAQRRLYRDVMLENYSSLLFLGRCMTKPEVIFKLEHGFGPRPVVDSSVRSLPDLKVARKLQPGTASQEDKGCVRALIQQPQHTRGRRSHARKKSGRHKSPLSHCQRPLNEETLCTHRQHRKSQVTGQRSHGGEKPYENSGCGKASHTKSQHQSTPRDEKPYKCLECGKYFYYKSQIIEHQRSHTGEKPYECTECGKSFSYKSHLTVHHRSHTGEKRHECTECRKVFYYKSQLTRHQRSHTGEKPYECMECGKSFYCNTHLTLHQRIHVNVKPYACTECGKTFSFSACLTRHQRIHTNEKPYECTHCPKAFYFKKQLTHHEKTHTTEKRFECKQCGKAFYWRANLTVHQKTHGGEKPFECKQCGKAFYCKSHLTVHQRTHISEKLYQCSQCRKAFYSQAQLVVHQRIHTDEKPYECKQCGKTFYSKSGLTAHQKTHTGEKPYACKECGKAFYNKYLLIEHHRVHTGEKPYQCTECPKAFYCKKYLSLHQKTHASEKSFYCAECGKAFSWMSHLTQHQRIHTGEKPYACEHCKKTFYFKKQLTRHQRTHERP